In Bacillus toyonensis BCT-7112, a single window of DNA contains:
- a CDS encoding TcaA 3rd/4th domain-containing protein translates to MNVCTKCGTQFVDGVQFCQNCGTKREIPVVKKKMGSGTKIGITLLALLVIAIVGLYLYGSSYYAQVAQVDRMITILQERDGEKLAEIITTDDPSVIVTRESFKPLFSYIKENPSYVNELKQYLKQGEKQGDGIERADFSLTKDGKHYFIFDRYKLKARTYYTTLLSNEKGASLKMNGKEIDKTEDKNFQKQYGPFLPGAQVFQVEYKNDHVKLSREEKVVLMKQSQNNVTIDLTLQGQYITVQTNAPGATLYVNQKPVTALTGEEITWGPVATDGSATIYLERNGESGRETTKVETVTALSAYNLPFEKKSVEKTVVYNVTPPPTTGYVYNGFIFPDSNIRKLTNADLTYVTKEQLKIARNEIYARHGNIFQTKDMQAYFSKQSWYRENPYFTGKLTDIEAYNVELIKSRE, encoded by the coding sequence ATGAATGTATGTACAAAGTGTGGAACGCAGTTTGTAGATGGTGTGCAATTTTGTCAAAACTGCGGTACAAAGAGAGAAATTCCAGTGGTGAAGAAGAAAATGGGGAGCGGTACAAAAATTGGCATTACACTTTTAGCACTACTTGTTATAGCGATTGTTGGATTGTATTTGTATGGATCATCGTATTATGCGCAGGTGGCACAAGTAGACCGGATGATTACGATTTTACAAGAGAGAGACGGAGAAAAATTAGCTGAGATTATTACGACAGATGACCCATCGGTTATTGTAACGAGAGAGAGTTTCAAGCCTCTATTTTCATATATAAAAGAAAATCCGTCTTACGTGAATGAATTGAAACAATATTTAAAGCAAGGTGAAAAGCAAGGGGACGGAATTGAAAGAGCGGATTTTTCTTTAACGAAAGACGGGAAACATTACTTTATATTTGATCGGTATAAATTGAAGGCAAGGACGTATTATACGACTTTGCTTTCAAATGAAAAAGGTGCATCTTTAAAAATGAACGGAAAAGAAATCGATAAGACAGAAGACAAAAATTTTCAGAAGCAATATGGACCGTTTCTTCCAGGAGCTCAAGTGTTTCAAGTGGAATATAAAAATGACCATGTAAAACTATCACGCGAGGAAAAAGTTGTACTTATGAAACAAAGTCAAAATAATGTAACGATAGATTTAACGTTGCAAGGGCAATATATTACAGTTCAAACGAACGCGCCTGGTGCGACATTATATGTGAATCAAAAGCCAGTTACCGCATTGACCGGAGAAGAAATTACGTGGGGTCCCGTAGCAACTGATGGAAGTGCGACGATTTATTTAGAACGCAATGGAGAAAGCGGAAGGGAAACAACAAAAGTAGAAACGGTAACAGCACTTTCGGCTTATAACCTTCCATTCGAAAAGAAAAGCGTAGAAAAAACAGTCGTTTACAATGTTACTCCGCCACCTACGACTGGGTATGTATACAATGGTTTTATCTTCCCTGATAGTAATATTCGAAAATTAACGAATGCAGATTTAACGTATGTAACGAAAGAACAGTTGAAAATTGCTAGAAACGAAATATACGCAAGACATGGAAATATATTTCAAACGAAAGATATGCAAGCGTATTTTTCAAAACAGTCTTGGTACAGAGAAAATCCGTATTTTACAGGAAAGCTAACGGATATTGAAGCTTATAATGTTGAATTGATTAAATCAAGAGAATAG
- a CDS encoding zinc ribbon domain-containing protein, whose protein sequence is MKCPACHTENAVEAKFCGNCGHSLTEEVVASGVQEENQQSSHAEQAKETRPNETVEQAKRFTSGYFRFFKQAFQAPTAIMQSGNVEVRNGIVSLVLICFLGACIFYRMMSAGAAVTRTLVPEVYTPTFLGESVTVFFFLLILTLFVGFIIFISGKMMKSSFSFLEVFGIWGTIATPVIAILVLTFLFSFLLIFFSPILLSLATTYIGISIIVAILKLDNGGLDLVYTLLIANVFIGIATFIVLWSYISTVIQAFTQGLTGF, encoded by the coding sequence GTGAAATGTCCAGCATGTCATACAGAAAATGCAGTAGAAGCAAAGTTTTGCGGGAATTGTGGACATTCGTTAACCGAAGAAGTAGTAGCAAGTGGTGTCCAAGAAGAAAACCAGCAATCATCGCATGCAGAGCAAGCGAAGGAAACTCGTCCAAATGAAACGGTAGAGCAAGCAAAGCGTTTTACGAGTGGCTATTTTCGGTTTTTTAAACAGGCATTTCAAGCACCGACAGCGATTATGCAAAGTGGCAATGTCGAAGTGCGAAATGGAATTGTCAGTCTTGTTCTTATTTGTTTTTTAGGAGCATGTATTTTTTATAGAATGATGAGTGCTGGTGCAGCTGTTACGAGAACGCTAGTGCCAGAAGTATATACTCCTACATTTTTGGGAGAATCTGTAACGGTATTTTTCTTTTTATTAATTTTAACTTTGTTTGTTGGATTCATTATTTTTATAAGTGGTAAGATGATGAAATCCTCTTTTTCGTTTCTTGAAGTATTCGGCATATGGGGAACGATAGCAACGCCGGTTATTGCTATTTTAGTCCTTACTTTTCTTTTTAGTTTCTTATTAATCTTTTTCTCACCGATATTATTATCTTTAGCTACAACTTATATAGGGATTAGTATAATTGTAGCCATATTAAAATTAGATAACGGCGGATTAGATCTTGTTTATACACTTCTTATTGCAAATGTTTTCATTGGAATCGCAACATTTATTGTACTTTGGTCTTACATTAGCACTGTAATTCAAGCCTTTACACAGGGATTAACTGGCTTCTAA